One window from the genome of Pseudomonas frederiksbergensis encodes:
- the xseA gene encoding exodeoxyribonuclease VII large subunit — protein MIKDPFARLGLDREVLTVSQLNGRARVLLEDVFSNIWVEGEISNLARPASGHVYFTLKDSGAQVRCALFRQNAARVRQALKDGLAVKVRGKVSLFEGRGDYQLILDTVEPAGDGALRLAFDALKEKLSAEGLFSAERKVPLPAHPQRIGIISSPTGAVIRDIISVFRRRAPQISLTLIPTAVQGREATGQIVRALKLADARGFDALILARGGGSLEDLWCFNEEAVARAVDACVTPIVSAVGHETDVSISDFVADVRAPTPSAAAELLAPDAGDLVRRVESLHRRLVMRMRDRLMRDQLRLEGLTRRLRHPGERLRQQAQRLDDLDMRMRRAFERSLNTRRERLIRLETRLAGQHPGRQLAMLRHRLDSLAERLPRAMREGLKTRRVQLQNQMQTLHIVSPLATLGRGYSILLDERGHAIRNAGQTRTGQRLTAKLGEGELLVRVEDNHLTPVTLSLLD, from the coding sequence ATGATTAAAGATCCCTTTGCCCGACTGGGCCTGGACCGCGAGGTCCTGACTGTCAGCCAGCTCAACGGCCGTGCGCGGGTGTTGCTGGAGGACGTGTTCAGCAACATCTGGGTCGAGGGCGAGATATCCAACCTCGCCCGCCCCGCCTCCGGCCACGTGTACTTCACCCTCAAGGACAGCGGCGCCCAGGTGCGTTGCGCACTGTTCCGGCAGAACGCCGCGCGGGTGCGCCAGGCCTTGAAGGACGGATTGGCGGTGAAGGTGCGTGGCAAGGTCTCGCTGTTCGAAGGCCGTGGCGATTATCAACTGATCCTCGACACCGTCGAGCCGGCCGGCGATGGCGCCCTGCGCCTGGCTTTCGATGCCCTGAAGGAAAAACTCAGCGCCGAGGGCCTGTTCAGCGCCGAGCGCAAGGTGCCATTGCCGGCCCATCCGCAACGCATCGGCATCATCAGTTCGCCCACCGGCGCGGTGATCCGCGACATCATCAGTGTGTTCCGCCGCCGCGCGCCGCAGATTTCCCTGACGTTGATTCCCACCGCCGTGCAAGGCCGCGAAGCCACCGGGCAAATCGTCCGCGCGCTGAAACTGGCCGATGCCCGTGGCTTTGACGCGCTGATCCTGGCCCGGGGCGGCGGTTCGCTGGAAGACTTGTGGTGCTTCAACGAAGAAGCCGTGGCCCGGGCCGTGGACGCCTGCGTCACGCCGATCGTCAGCGCCGTCGGCCATGAGACCGACGTGTCCATCAGCGATTTCGTTGCCGACGTGCGCGCCCCTACACCTTCCGCCGCCGCTGAACTGCTGGCGCCGGATGCTGGCGACCTGGTGCGCCGGGTGGAAAGCCTGCACCGGCGATTGGTGATGCGCATGCGCGACCGCCTGATGCGCGATCAACTGCGCCTCGAAGGCCTCACCCGGCGCCTGCGCCATCCCGGCGAACGCCTGCGCCAACAGGCGCAACGCCTCGATGACCTGGACATGCGCATGCGCCGGGCCTTCGAACGCAGCCTCAATACCCGCCGCGAACGGCTGATCCGCCTGGAAACGCGCCTGGCTGGACAACATCCGGGCCGACAGTTGGCCATGTTGCGTCATCGCCTCGACAGCCTCGCCGAACGCCTGCCCCGAGCCATGCGCGAAGGCCTTAAAACGCGACGCGTACAGCTACAAAACCAGATGCAGACGCTGCACATCGTCAGCCCCCTGGCGACCCTCGGTCGTGGCTACAGCATCCTGCTCGACGAACGCGGCCATGCGATCCGCAACGCCGGACAAACCCGGACTGGCCAGCGCCTGACCGCCAAGCTCGGCGAAGGCGAACTGCTGGTGCGGGTCGAAGACAATCACCTGACGCCAGTCACCCTTTCTTTACTGGACTGA
- a CDS encoding peptidoglycan DD-metalloendopeptidase family protein, which yields MPRFLAPLLLLCLTFNAHADSYITRLLNKPVPGGVAVVDLGSAAQAPKATYQGKPVLVVKEQQNWLAIVGIPLTVQPGTQQISSGGGTQPFVVGYKKYPEQHITLKNKRQVNPNPADLKRIDAELAVQLKAYRSFSPNIPSNLLLDKPVNGPLSSKFGVRRFFNGEERNPHAGLDFAVPAGTPIKTPAAGKVILTGNYFFNGNTVFVDHGQGFISMFCHMSKIDVKVGQQLARGTVVGKVGATGRATGPHMHWNISLNDARVDPAIFIGAFQP from the coding sequence ATGCCGCGATTCCTCGCCCCCCTGCTGTTGCTGTGCCTGACTTTCAACGCCCATGCCGACAGTTACATCACCCGCCTGTTGAACAAACCCGTGCCCGGCGGCGTGGCCGTGGTGGACCTGGGCAGCGCGGCCCAGGCACCCAAAGCCACCTATCAGGGCAAACCGGTATTAGTGGTCAAGGAACAGCAGAATTGGCTGGCGATTGTCGGCATTCCGCTGACGGTCCAGCCCGGCACGCAGCAGATCAGCAGCGGCGGCGGCACCCAACCCTTCGTGGTTGGCTACAAGAAGTATCCCGAGCAGCACATCACGCTGAAGAACAAGCGCCAGGTCAACCCGAACCCGGCGGACCTCAAGCGCATCGACGCCGAGCTGGCGGTGCAATTGAAGGCCTACCGCAGCTTCAGCCCGAACATCCCCAGCAACCTGTTGCTGGATAAGCCGGTCAACGGCCCGCTGTCGAGCAAGTTCGGTGTGCGCCGTTTCTTTAACGGCGAAGAGCGCAACCCCCACGCTGGCCTGGACTTCGCCGTGCCCGCCGGCACGCCGATCAAGACTCCGGCCGCCGGCAAGGTGATCCTCACCGGCAATTACTTCTTCAATGGCAACACCGTGTTCGTCGACCATGGCCAGGGCTTCATCAGCATGTTCTGCCACATGTCGAAGATCGATGTGAAGGTCGGCCAGCAACTGGCCCGGGGCACCGTGGTCGGCAAGGTCGGCGCCACGGGCCGTGCGACTGGGCCACACATGCACTGGAACATCAGCCTGAACGATGCGCGGGTGGATCCGGCGATTTTTATCGGGGCTTTCCAACCTTGA
- the leuA gene encoding 2-isopropylmalate synthase, whose product MSMLKDPSSKYRAFPTINLPDRTWPSKTITAAPIWCSSDLRDGNQSLIEPMDAAKKLRFWKTLVAVGVKEIEASFPAASQTDFDFVRTLIEEGHIPDDTTIQVLTQAREDLIARTFESLRGAKKAIVHLYNATCPSFRRIVFNQDKEGVKEIAVNAAKLFVKYAAQQPETQWQFEYSPETFSATELEFAKEVCDAVIEVWNPTPERKVILNLPATVEVATPNIYADQIEWFHRNISRRDSVLISLHTHNDRGTGVAATELGLMAGADRVEGCLFGNGERTGNVDLVTVALNLYTQGIDPELDFSDIDGVRKVVEECNQIPVHPRHPYVGDLVHTAFSGSHQDAIRKGFAQQKPDTLWEVPYLPIDPADIGRSYEAVIRVNSQSGKGGIAYLLEQEYGISLPRRMQIEFSQVVQRETDRLGLEMTAQQIHALLQREYLQANTPYALVSHRLQEENGNSAVEVEVASKGQGETNLHWRGKGNGALEALVAGLPIPVEIMDYNEHAIGAGTNAKAAAYIELRVNGERAVHGVGIDENITTASFKALFSALNRSLSQPEAKAA is encoded by the coding sequence ATGAGCATGCTCAAAGACCCGTCTTCGAAATACCGCGCCTTCCCGACCATCAACCTGCCGGATCGCACCTGGCCATCGAAGACCATCACCGCCGCGCCGATCTGGTGCAGTTCCGACCTGCGTGATGGCAACCAGTCGCTGATCGAGCCGATGGACGCCGCCAAGAAGCTGCGCTTCTGGAAAACCCTGGTCGCGGTGGGCGTGAAGGAAATCGAAGCGTCGTTCCCGGCTGCCTCGCAGACCGACTTCGACTTCGTGCGCACCCTCATCGAGGAAGGCCACATCCCGGACGACACCACCATCCAGGTGCTGACCCAGGCCCGTGAAGACCTGATCGCCCGCACGTTCGAATCCCTGCGTGGCGCCAAGAAAGCCATCGTCCACCTCTATAACGCCACCTGCCCGTCGTTCCGCCGCATCGTGTTCAACCAGGACAAGGAAGGCGTGAAGGAGATCGCGGTGAACGCAGCCAAGCTGTTCGTCAAATACGCCGCGCAACAGCCGGAAACCCAGTGGCAGTTCGAGTATTCGCCAGAGACGTTCAGCGCCACCGAGCTGGAATTCGCCAAGGAAGTCTGCGACGCGGTGATCGAAGTGTGGAACCCGACCCCGGAGCGCAAGGTGATCCTCAACCTGCCAGCCACCGTGGAAGTCGCCACCCCGAACATCTACGCCGACCAGATCGAGTGGTTCCATCGCAACATCAGCCGTCGTGACAGCGTGCTCATCAGCCTGCACACCCACAACGACCGTGGCACCGGCGTGGCCGCCACCGAGCTGGGCCTGATGGCCGGCGCCGACCGTGTCGAAGGCTGCCTGTTCGGCAACGGCGAACGCACCGGCAACGTCGACCTGGTGACCGTGGCGCTGAACCTCTACACACAGGGCATCGACCCCGAGTTGGACTTCTCCGACATCGATGGCGTGCGCAAAGTGGTCGAAGAATGCAACCAGATCCCGGTGCACCCACGTCATCCGTACGTCGGCGACCTGGTTCACACCGCATTCTCGGGCTCGCACCAGGATGCGATCCGCAAGGGCTTCGCCCAGCAGAAACCGGACACCCTGTGGGAAGTGCCGTACCTGCCGATCGACCCGGCCGACATCGGCCGCAGCTATGAGGCGGTGATTCGGGTCAACAGCCAGTCGGGCAAGGGCGGTATCGCCTACCTGCTGGAACAGGAATACGGCATCAGCCTGCCGCGTCGCATGCAGATCGAGTTCAGCCAGGTGGTGCAGCGCGAAACCGATCGCCTGGGCCTGGAGATGACCGCCCAGCAGATCCATGCCCTGCTGCAGCGTGAATACCTGCAAGCCAACACCCCGTACGCGCTGGTCAGCCATCGCCTGCAGGAAGAAAACGGCAACAGCGCCGTGGAAGTGGAAGTGGCGAGCAAGGGCCAGGGCGAGACCAACCTGCACTGGCGCGGCAAAGGCAACGGCGCGCTGGAAGCGCTGGTGGCCGGCCTGCCGATTCCGGTGGAAATCATGGACTACAACGAACATGCGATCGGCGCCGGCACCAATGCCAAGGCGGCGGCGTACATCGAACTGCGGGTCAACGGCGAGCGTGCGGTGCATGGCGTGGGTATCGATGAGAACATCACCACCGCGAGCTTCAAGGCACTGTTCAGTGCGCTGAACCGCTCGCTGAGCCAGCCGGAAGCCAAGGCGGCTTGA
- a CDS encoding amidohydrolase — MRDLSALPNLNIALIQTTLAWHDRRANLEHFEVLLDQARGADLIILPEMFTTGFSMESETLAEPEHGPTSRWLKDQAAKLDAVITGSVIVQAGDGTHRNRLLWARPDGEVLHYDKRHLFRMAGEHNHYTPGERQVLFELKGWRIRPLICYDLRFPAWSRDAEDTDLLLYTANWPGARRQHWNRLLPARAIENLCYVAAVNRVGTDGKGFAYTGDSQVLDFQGETLLSAGEADGVFSVSLSATDLAAYRTRFPANLDADRFEFTN; from the coding sequence ATGCGTGATCTGAGTGCGTTGCCCAACCTGAACATTGCCTTGATCCAGACCACGCTGGCCTGGCATGACCGTCGGGCCAACCTGGAACATTTCGAGGTGCTGCTCGATCAGGCGCGTGGGGCGGATCTGATCATCCTGCCGGAAATGTTCACCACCGGTTTTTCCATGGAGTCCGAGACCCTGGCCGAGCCGGAGCACGGGCCCACCAGCCGCTGGCTCAAGGACCAGGCGGCGAAGCTGGATGCGGTGATCACCGGCAGCGTGATCGTCCAGGCCGGCGACGGCACGCATCGTAATCGCTTGCTGTGGGCACGGCCCGATGGCGAGGTGCTGCATTACGACAAGCGCCATCTGTTCCGCATGGCCGGCGAGCACAACCATTACACACCGGGTGAGCGGCAGGTGCTGTTCGAGCTCAAGGGCTGGCGGATCCGACCATTGATCTGCTACGACCTGCGTTTTCCCGCGTGGAGCCGCGACGCCGAAGACACCGATTTATTGCTGTACACCGCCAACTGGCCAGGCGCCCGGCGTCAGCATTGGAACCGCCTGCTCCCGGCGCGGGCCATCGAAAACCTGTGCTACGTGGCGGCGGTGAACCGGGTCGGCACCGACGGCAAGGGCTTTGCCTACACCGGTGACAGTCAGGTGCTGGACTTCCAGGGTGAGACGCTGCTCAGCGCCGGTGAAGCCGATGGGGTGTTTTCTGTTTCGCTGAGTGCGACGGACCTGGCGGCGTATCGCACTCGGTTTCCGGCGAACCTGGACGCTGATCGCTTCGAGTTCACGAATTGA
- a CDS encoding pyridoxal phosphate-dependent aminotransferase, producing the protein MITSKLPNVGITIFTQMSQLAAQTGALNLSQGFPDFDGPQALRDAVGRHIAQGHNQYSPMTGLPVLRQQIAAKIARSYGASVDADQEVTVTPGATQAIFCAIAAVVNSGDEVIVFDPAYDSYEPAVQLAGGRCVHVQLGLDDFAIDFEKLGEALSPRTRMIILNTPHNPSGALISRAELDQLAALIRDRDIYLISDEVYEHLVFDGVPHVSVLAHEELYRRAFVVSSFGKTYHVTGWKTGYVVAPPALTAELRKVHQYVSFCGVTPLQFALADYMAEHPEHVDELPDFYQAKRDLFCDLLAPSRFSYKRVAGTYFQLVDYSQIRPDLNDVDMAVWMTREHGVATIPISVFYQNPPEGQRLVRLCFAKREETLREAAEKLCVI; encoded by the coding sequence ATGATCACCAGCAAGTTGCCGAACGTCGGCATCACGATTTTCACCCAGATGTCGCAGCTCGCCGCGCAGACCGGTGCGCTGAACCTGTCCCAGGGTTTTCCCGATTTCGATGGCCCGCAAGCGCTGCGCGATGCGGTCGGCCGGCACATAGCCCAAGGCCACAACCAATATTCCCCCATGACCGGCCTGCCGGTGCTGCGGCAGCAGATTGCGGCGAAGATCGCCCGCAGCTATGGCGCCAGCGTCGATGCCGATCAGGAAGTCACCGTGACCCCTGGCGCGACCCAGGCGATTTTCTGCGCCATCGCGGCGGTGGTTAACAGCGGCGACGAAGTCATCGTCTTCGACCCGGCCTACGACAGCTACGAACCTGCCGTGCAACTGGCCGGCGGACGTTGCGTGCATGTTCAACTGGGCCTGGACGACTTCGCCATCGACTTTGAGAAACTCGGCGAAGCCCTGAGCCCGCGCACGCGAATGATCATCCTCAACACGCCGCACAACCCCAGCGGAGCCCTGATCAGCCGCGCCGAGCTGGACCAGTTGGCGGCCTTGATCCGCGACCGCGACATCTACCTGATCAGCGACGAAGTCTATGAGCATCTGGTGTTTGACGGCGTGCCCCATGTCAGCGTGCTAGCCCATGAGGAGCTGTATCGCCGCGCCTTCGTGGTCAGTTCGTTCGGCAAGACCTACCACGTCACCGGCTGGAAGACCGGTTACGTCGTGGCGCCACCGGCCCTGACGGCGGAGCTGCGCAAGGTGCATCAGTACGTCAGCTTCTGCGGCGTGACCCCGTTGCAGTTTGCGTTGGCCGATTACATGGCCGAGCATCCGGAGCACGTCGACGAGCTGCCGGACTTCTACCAGGCCAAGCGCGACCTGTTCTGCGATCTGCTGGCGCCGTCGCGGTTCAGCTACAAGCGCGTCGCCGGCACCTATTTCCAGCTGGTGGATTACTCGCAAATCCGCCCGGACCTCAATGACGTCGACATGGCGGTATGGATGACGCGCGAACATGGCGTGGCGACCATTCCGATCTCGGTCTTCTACCAGAACCCGCCAGAGGGCCAGCGCCTGGTGCGCCTGTGCTTTGCCAAGCGCGAGGAGACGCTGCGCGAAGCGGCGGAAAAACTATGCGTGATCTGA
- the der gene encoding ribosome biogenesis GTPase Der — MVPVIALVGRPNVGKSTLFNRLTRTRDAIVGDLSGLTRDRQYGEAKWQGRTYILVDTGGISGDEHGMDEKMAEQSLLAIEEADVVLFLVDAKAGFTAADQMIAEHLRKRNKRSYVVANKVDNIDPDMARAEFAPLGMGQAIPIAGAHGRGITQMLEIALESFPKDDEDEPEEGEEEVVAEGEEAKRIPGPSEKDGIKIAIIGRPNVGKSTLVNRMLGEDRVIVYDQPGTTRDSIYIPFERNEEKYTLIDTAGVRKRGKIHEEVEKFSVVKTLQAIKDANVVIFVMDAREGVVDHDLNLLGFALEAGRALVIAINKWDGMTPSERDFVKVELQRRLFFVDFADIHFISALHGTGVGNLYASVQNSFKSAVTRWPTNRLTQILEDAVGEHAPPMVNNRRIKLRYAHLGGANPPIIVIHGNQIEKVPKSYVRYLENTYRRVLKLVGTPIRIEFKGGENPYEGNKNTLTDRQVNKKRRLMSHHKKADKKRRDKR, encoded by the coding sequence ATGGTTCCCGTAATCGCCCTGGTGGGCCGACCGAACGTCGGCAAGTCCACCTTGTTCAACCGCCTGACCAGGACTCGCGACGCCATCGTCGGCGACTTGTCCGGTCTGACCCGTGATCGCCAATACGGTGAGGCCAAGTGGCAAGGGCGTACCTATATTCTGGTCGACACCGGCGGCATCTCCGGTGATGAACACGGCATGGACGAAAAAATGGCCGAGCAGTCGCTGCTCGCCATCGAAGAAGCCGATGTGGTGCTGTTCCTGGTAGACGCCAAGGCCGGTTTTACCGCCGCCGACCAGATGATCGCCGAGCATCTGCGCAAGCGTAACAAGCGTTCCTACGTGGTCGCCAACAAGGTCGACAACATCGACCCGGACATGGCCCGCGCCGAGTTCGCGCCGTTGGGCATGGGCCAGGCGATCCCGATCGCCGGCGCCCACGGCCGTGGCATCACCCAGATGCTGGAAATCGCTCTGGAGAGTTTTCCGAAGGACGATGAAGACGAGCCGGAAGAGGGCGAGGAAGAAGTCGTTGCCGAAGGCGAGGAAGCCAAGCGCATTCCGGGCCCGAGCGAAAAAGACGGCATCAAGATCGCAATCATCGGCCGCCCGAACGTCGGCAAGTCGACCTTGGTCAACCGCATGCTCGGCGAAGACCGGGTCATCGTCTACGATCAGCCCGGCACCACCCGCGACAGCATCTACATTCCCTTCGAGCGTAACGAAGAGAAGTACACGCTGATCGACACCGCCGGTGTGCGCAAGCGCGGCAAGATCCACGAAGAAGTCGAAAAGTTCTCCGTGGTCAAGACGCTGCAGGCGATCAAGGACGCCAACGTGGTGATCTTCGTGATGGACGCCCGCGAAGGTGTGGTCGATCACGACCTGAACCTGCTGGGCTTTGCCCTGGAAGCCGGTCGTGCATTGGTCATCGCGATCAACAAGTGGGACGGCATGACGCCGAGCGAGCGGGACTTCGTGAAGGTCGAATTGCAGCGCCGGCTGTTCTTCGTCGACTTCGCCGACATCCACTTCATCTCGGCCTTGCACGGCACGGGCGTGGGCAATCTCTACGCTTCGGTGCAGAACTCGTTCAAGTCCGCAGTGACCCGCTGGCCGACCAACCGCCTGACCCAGATCCTCGAGGACGCCGTCGGCGAGCACGCGCCACCGATGGTCAACAACCGTCGGATCAAGCTGCGCTACGCCCACTTGGGTGGTGCCAACCCGCCGATCATCGTGATCCACGGTAACCAGATCGAGAAGGTGCCCAAGTCGTACGTTCGCTACCTGGAGAACACCTACCGTCGCGTCCTGAAGCTGGTCGGTACGCCGATTCGCATCGAGTTCAAGGGCGGCGAGAACCCGTATGAAGGCAACAAGAACACGCTCACCGACCGTCAGGTCAACAAGAAGCGTCGCTTGATGTCGCACCACAAGAAGGCCGACAAGAAGCGCCGCGACAAGCGCTGA
- the bamB gene encoding outer membrane protein assembly factor BamB: MRDVIRWKHAALLALAILAAGCSSNSKKELPPAELTDFKEEVVLQKQWSRSIGDGQGETYNMLVPAIDGDTIYAGDVTGVVMAMDRMNGDVKWEKDLELPVSGAVGVGYGLVMIGTLKGEIVALDASSGEEKWRARVTSEVLAPPATNGDVVVVQTQDDRLIGLDAATGNQRWLYDSTPAVLTLRGTSAPIVTNRLAVAGLSTGKVVALDISNGVPVWEQRVAIPQGRSELERVVDIDGGLLLSGGTLYVASYQGRVAALDLETGRPLWQRDASSYAGVAQGFGSVYVSLSSGTVEGVDERSTTALWSNDSLARRQLSAPEVFSSYVAVGDLEGYLHLLSQVDGRFVGRERIDSDGLRARPLVVGSMIYVYGNSGKLEALTIK, from the coding sequence ATGCGTGACGTGATCCGTTGGAAACATGCAGCATTGCTGGCCCTGGCCATTCTGGCCGCGGGTTGCAGCAGCAACAGCAAGAAAGAACTGCCTCCGGCCGAATTGACCGACTTCAAAGAAGAAGTCGTGTTGCAGAAGCAATGGAGCCGCTCCATCGGTGACGGCCAGGGTGAAACCTACAACATGCTGGTGCCTGCCATCGACGGCGACACCATCTATGCCGGCGACGTGACTGGCGTCGTCATGGCCATGGATCGCATGAACGGCGACGTGAAGTGGGAGAAAGATCTTGAGCTTCCTGTGTCCGGCGCCGTTGGCGTGGGTTATGGGCTGGTCATGATCGGCACGCTCAAGGGTGAGATCGTCGCCCTGGACGCGAGCAGCGGTGAAGAGAAATGGCGCGCCCGCGTGACCAGCGAAGTCCTCGCACCGCCCGCCACCAACGGCGACGTGGTGGTGGTCCAGACCCAGGATGACCGCTTGATCGGCCTGGACGCCGCCACCGGCAACCAGCGCTGGTTGTACGACAGCACCCCGGCGGTCCTGACCCTGCGCGGTACCAGCGCACCGATCGTCACCAACCGCCTCGCGGTGGCTGGCCTGTCGACCGGTAAAGTCGTGGCCCTGGACATTTCCAACGGCGTGCCGGTCTGGGAGCAGCGCGTAGCGATCCCGCAAGGTCGTTCGGAGTTGGAACGCGTGGTCGATATCGACGGCGGCTTGTTGCTGTCCGGCGGTACGCTGTACGTCGCCAGCTACCAGGGCCGCGTCGCGGCGCTTGACCTGGAAACCGGTCGTCCGTTGTGGCAGCGCGATGCGTCCAGCTACGCCGGTGTCGCCCAAGGCTTTGGCAGCGTCTACGTAAGCCTGTCCTCGGGCACCGTCGAAGGCGTTGACGAGCGTTCCACCACCGCATTGTGGAGCAACGACTCCCTGGCCCGCCGTCAACTGTCGGCCCCGGAAGTGTTCTCCAGCTACGTTGCAGTCGGTGACCTGGAAGGTTACCTGCACCTGCTCAGCCAGGTGGACGGTCGCTTCGTCGGCCGTGAGCGCATCGACAGCGACGGCCTGCGTGCCCGTCCTCTGGTGGTGGGCAGCATGATTTATGTGTATGGCAACAGCGGCAAACTGGAAGCCCTGACCATCAAGTAA
- a CDS encoding tetratricopeptide repeat protein produces the protein MSSTEDEQLADLKDWWTRNGKPLVTGGLLALVIVFGWQAYQKYQSNQSQGASMLYQQLLETTLTPDGKPDAARVADLAGKLNKEFGGTAYAQYGSLFVAKVAVDSGKLDDAATELKAIVDKPANPTLGEVARQRLAQVLAAQNKAEDALKLLDGDADKAFLATREELKGDLLVQLGLADEAHAAYQKAKAALSDEAAVGGLQIKLDDLAKGDA, from the coding sequence GTGTCGAGTACCGAAGATGAACAGCTGGCGGATTTGAAGGACTGGTGGACGCGCAATGGCAAGCCGCTGGTCACTGGCGGCCTGTTGGCGCTGGTCATCGTGTTCGGCTGGCAGGCCTACCAGAAATACCAGAGCAACCAGTCGCAAGGCGCCTCGATGCTCTATCAGCAATTGCTGGAAACCACCCTGACCCCGGACGGCAAGCCTGACGCGGCCCGCGTGGCGGACCTGGCCGGCAAGCTCAACAAGGAGTTTGGCGGCACCGCCTATGCCCAATACGGCAGCCTGTTCGTGGCCAAGGTCGCGGTGGACAGCGGCAAGCTGGATGACGCGGCCACCGAGCTGAAGGCGATCGTCGACAAGCCGGCCAACCCGACCCTGGGCGAAGTGGCGCGTCAGCGCCTGGCACAGGTCTTGGCCGCACAGAACAAGGCCGAAGACGCCTTGAAACTGCTCGACGGCGATGCCGACAAGGCGTTCCTGGCAACTCGCGAAGAACTCAAGGGCGACCTGCTAGTACAGCTGGGCCTTGCCGACGAGGCCCATGCGGCCTACCAAAAAGCCAAGGCTGCGCTGTCGGATGAAGCCGCGGTTGGTGGCCTGCAAATCAAGCTGGACGACCTGGCCAAAGGGGATGCGTGA
- the hisS gene encoding histidine--tRNA ligase yields MSKSLQAIRGMNDILPEQTPLWRYFEGTVARLLDNYGYRQIRMPIVEFTELFKRSIGEVTDIVEKEMYTFDDRNGDSLTLRPEGTAACVRAVLEHGITGGGQVQKLWYVGPMFRHERPQKGRYRQFHQIGLEVFNLEGPDIDAELIVMTWRLWGELGLRDAVKLELNSLGTSESRGRYREALVEFLSAHIDKLDEDSRRRLKTNPLRVLDTKNAETQAILVDAPKMADYLDDESRAHFEGLKARLDAVGIPYVINPKLVRGLDYYSKTVFEWVTDKLGAQGTVCAGGRYDGLVEQMGGKPTPGVGFAMGIERLVLMLEALDKVPEELSRQVDVYLCAFGEAAELAALALSERIRDQLPNLRLQINAGAGSFKSQFKKADKSGALYALILGDDELAQQVVGFKPLRGQGEQQSIAWDALAAHLATCVVQG; encoded by the coding sequence GTGAGCAAGTCTCTGCAAGCCATTCGTGGCATGAACGACATCCTGCCCGAGCAGACGCCCCTGTGGCGTTATTTCGAGGGCACCGTGGCGCGTTTGCTGGATAACTATGGTTATCGGCAGATTCGTATGCCAATTGTCGAATTCACCGAGCTGTTCAAGCGCTCCATCGGTGAAGTGACCGACATCGTCGAAAAAGAGATGTACACCTTCGACGACCGCAACGGCGATTCGCTGACCTTGCGCCCGGAAGGCACCGCAGCCTGCGTGCGTGCAGTGCTCGAACACGGTATCACCGGCGGCGGCCAGGTGCAGAAACTCTGGTACGTCGGCCCGATGTTCCGCCACGAACGCCCACAGAAAGGCCGTTATCGCCAGTTCCACCAGATTGGTCTCGAGGTGTTTAACCTGGAAGGGCCGGACATCGACGCCGAGCTGATCGTGATGACCTGGCGCCTGTGGGGCGAGCTGGGGCTGCGTGATGCGGTCAAGCTTGAGCTCAACAGCCTGGGCACCAGCGAATCCCGTGGTCGCTACCGTGAAGCGTTGGTGGAGTTTCTTTCCGCTCACATCGACAAGCTGGACGAAGACAGCCGGCGCCGCCTGAAGACCAACCCGTTGCGTGTGCTTGACACCAAGAACGCCGAGACCCAGGCGATCCTGGTGGACGCGCCGAAAATGGCCGACTACCTCGACGACGAGTCCCGTGCGCACTTCGAAGGGCTGAAGGCACGCCTCGACGCCGTGGGCATCCCTTACGTGATCAACCCCAAGTTGGTTCGTGGCCTGGATTACTACAGCAAGACCGTTTTCGAGTGGGTCACCGACAAGCTCGGCGCCCAGGGCACCGTGTGTGCCGGCGGCCGCTACGACGGACTGGTGGAGCAGATGGGTGGCAAGCCGACCCCGGGCGTGGGCTTCGCCATGGGCATCGAGCGCCTGGTGCTGATGCTCGAAGCGCTGGATAAAGTGCCTGAAGAGCTGTCCCGTCAGGTCGACGTCTACCTGTGCGCCTTTGGCGAGGCCGCCGAACTGGCCGCCCTGGCCTTGAGCGAGCGGATCCGTGACCAGTTGCCCAACCTGCGCCTGCAGATCAACGCTGGTGCCGGCAGCTTCAAGAGCCAATTCAAGAAGGCCGACAAGAGCGGTGCGCTGTACGCATTGATCCTCGGTGACGACGAACTGGCCCAACAAGTGGTAGGTTTCAAACCCCTGCGTGGCCAGGGCGAACAACAAAGCATTGCCTGGGATGCGCTTGCTGCACACCTGGCCACCTGCGTCGTGCAGGGTTGA